One segment of Radiobacillus kanasensis DNA contains the following:
- a CDS encoding Acb2/Tad1 domain-containing protein — MNQQIENNFKYHAPKEGQIVLYNEIREQSKELATYIDIHCPDSREKSLAITKLEEAVMWANASIARN; from the coding sequence TTGAATCAACAAATAGAAAATAATTTTAAGTACCACGCACCAAAAGAGGGACAGATAGTTCTCTATAACGAAATAAGAGAGCAATCTAAAGAATTAGCAACCTATATTGATATTCATTGTCCTGATTCAAGAGAAAAGTCACTTGCCATTACTAAACTTGAGGAAGCAGTTATGTGGGCTAACGCATCTATCGCAAGAAATTAG
- a CDS encoding macro domain-containing protein translates to MQLSEKQLKLITETASREAIRAYKADESKRLQEKHDRRLRNIKLLLKHYRALVLHCQKLEDDMMKFDETSIQDLDIDDINLETIESIKQSKKKSITMVYFIKGKIEAYRRNCSEDELKYFRVLEMKYITPKKYTTREIAEMEHIEERTVRRYLERAISDLPVIFFGVDAIKFLK, encoded by the coding sequence ATGCAATTATCAGAGAAACAATTAAAGTTGATCACAGAAACGGCATCCAGAGAGGCAATTAGAGCTTATAAGGCAGATGAAAGTAAACGGCTTCAGGAAAAGCATGACAGACGATTAAGAAACATCAAATTGTTGTTAAAACACTATCGAGCTCTTGTGCTTCATTGTCAAAAGTTAGAAGATGACATGATGAAATTTGATGAAACATCCATCCAGGACTTAGACATCGATGACATAAACCTAGAAACGATTGAATCCATAAAGCAAAGTAAAAAGAAATCCATCACTATGGTTTACTTCATCAAAGGAAAAATAGAAGCTTATCGTCGTAATTGCAGCGAAGATGAATTGAAGTATTTTCGAGTTCTGGAAATGAAGTACATTACACCTAAGAAATACACAACAAGAGAGATTGCAGAAATGGAACATATCGAAGAAAGGACAGTACGGCGATATTTGGAAAGAGCCATTTCTGATTTACCGGTTATATTTTTCGGAGTGGATGCTATTAAATTTCTGAAATAA
- a CDS encoding HNH endonuclease signature motif containing protein: MTMVYKPKRPCGEPGCHTLTQSTYCEEHLKKYYRESDKGRESSNKRGYNYSWQKYRVMFLRRNPLCKSCSARGHTVPATEVDHIEPHRGDKELFWDPNNHQGLCNTCHSRKTGKGL, encoded by the coding sequence ATGACCATGGTGTACAAGCCTAAGCGCCCATGTGGAGAGCCTGGTTGTCATACACTGACCCAATCAACCTACTGTGAAGAACATCTAAAGAAATATTATCGCGAGTCCGATAAGGGTCGGGAGTCATCTAATAAACGAGGGTACAATTACTCGTGGCAAAAATATAGGGTGATGTTTCTAAGAAGGAATCCCCTATGCAAATCCTGTAGTGCCCGTGGTCATACTGTACCCGCTACCGAGGTGGACCATATAGAGCCACATCGAGGAGATAAAGAATTGTTTTGGGATCCTAATAACCATCAAGGATTGTGTAATACTTGTCACTCAAGGAAGACAGGAAAAGGTTTATAA
- a CDS encoding head-tail connector protein, translating to MHLKVITEPMEEPLGVEVVKSYLRLDHSEEDTLLKSMITVAREQAENFTRRSIASKTYELTLEEFQNKIKIPNPPLQTMESITVKDKSGTVTNVTNYMFSESEPAILHVEWPEVELYPVDAIKIRYTSGYDTVPKSLEQAMLLHVSHLYENREIVIVGTSAVKMPFSVESLLLPYKVGWF from the coding sequence ATGCACCTGAAAGTAATAACGGAACCAATGGAAGAGCCATTGGGTGTTGAAGTTGTTAAATCTTACTTGAGACTAGATCATAGTGAGGAAGACACTTTATTGAAATCTATGATTACGGTAGCTAGAGAACAAGCGGAGAATTTTACACGTAGGTCCATTGCATCAAAAACATACGAGCTAACATTAGAAGAGTTTCAAAACAAAATAAAGATTCCTAATCCACCTCTTCAAACTATGGAGAGCATTACGGTAAAGGATAAATCCGGAACAGTTACTAATGTTACTAACTATATGTTTAGTGAGTCGGAGCCTGCTATTCTTCATGTGGAGTGGCCAGAGGTTGAATTATATCCAGTTGATGCCATTAAGATTCGATACACGTCTGGTTATGATACAGTACCTAAATCTTTAGAACAAGCAATGCTATTACATGTTTCACATTTATATGAAAACAGAGAGATTGTTATCGTTGGAACTTCAGCTGTGAAAATGCCTTTTTCCGTTGAATCCTTACTACTTCCCTATAAAGTAGGGTGGTTCTAA
- a CDS encoding head maturation protease, ClpP-related, with translation MRTIKRFWSWIKNEETEEAELRIDGDIGESFWGWLFDLDEASPKKIREELKQHGGKDLTVWINSNGGDVYAASQIFTSLKEYKGKVTVKIDGIAASAASVIAMAGDEIIMSPTSVMMIHNPWTGLSGEAKDFRHIADVLDEVKETIMSAYRMKTGLTDDEISDLMDDETWMGARKAIDKGFADSMLYEDSNSDESISGMVNGAKMVFNSIMKNKPDLTQLNKPKDPKSSDTDHEDFLNVYNENEIKIMEVS, from the coding sequence GTGAGGACAATTAAAAGGTTTTGGAGCTGGATTAAAAATGAGGAAACAGAGGAAGCGGAACTACGTATCGATGGAGATATTGGGGAAAGCTTTTGGGGTTGGTTATTTGATCTTGATGAGGCTTCGCCTAAAAAAATTCGAGAGGAGCTGAAGCAACATGGCGGAAAGGATCTCACCGTATGGATTAACTCTAATGGGGGAGATGTTTACGCTGCTTCACAAATCTTTACCTCCTTGAAAGAATACAAAGGCAAAGTCACAGTAAAAATCGACGGTATTGCAGCGAGTGCAGCATCCGTTATTGCCATGGCCGGTGACGAAATTATTATGTCACCAACATCCGTCATGATGATTCATAATCCATGGACTGGACTTAGTGGTGAAGCAAAAGATTTTCGTCATATTGCGGATGTCTTGGATGAAGTGAAAGAAACCATAATGAGTGCTTATCGGATGAAAACGGGGTTAACTGATGATGAAATTAGCGACCTCATGGACGATGAAACTTGGATGGGAGCAAGGAAAGCAATCGACAAAGGTTTTGCTGACAGCATGCTTTACGAAGATTCCAATAGTGACGAGAGCATTAGCGGAATGGTAAATGGAGCAAAGATGGTGTTTAACAGCATCATGAAAAACAAACCAGATTTAACACAACTGAATAAACCGAAAGACCCGAAATCCTCTGACACTGATCATGAGGATTTTTTAAATGTGTACAACGAAAATGAAATCAAAATAATGGAGGTATCATAA
- a CDS encoding major tail protein: MPYAVGLKNFHYAILTDDASTGATYEAPAKLAEAVNVAVEPNIATGRLFGDNSVVSTSSKFNYAGVTIGTTKLPAKDEAALLGKTLGSDGVLRSKGVAPYVAFGYEVEMDDGSSEFWWLLKGKFQEPSRTQNTGTDSIEYGQPTIVGEFIRRDFDKEWKFVGNEENIGFTAGATWFGSVYQPTP; this comes from the coding sequence ATGCCATATGCAGTTGGTTTAAAGAACTTTCATTATGCAATTTTGACAGATGATGCATCTACCGGAGCAACTTATGAAGCACCAGCAAAACTGGCAGAAGCGGTTAACGTTGCTGTAGAACCAAACATAGCTACTGGTCGTTTATTTGGCGACAATAGCGTAGTTTCTACATCTAGTAAGTTTAATTATGCAGGGGTGACAATCGGAACAACAAAGCTCCCTGCGAAAGACGAAGCTGCCTTACTAGGTAAGACATTAGGAAGCGACGGAGTACTTCGTTCTAAAGGAGTTGCTCCTTATGTAGCTTTTGGTTATGAAGTAGAAATGGATGACGGATCTAGTGAGTTCTGGTGGTTGTTAAAGGGTAAGTTCCAGGAACCTTCACGCACTCAAAACACAGGAACAGATTCTATTGAATACGGTCAACCAACAATCGTTGGTGAGTTTATTCGCCGTGACTTCGATAAGGAATGGAAGTTCGTAGGTAACGAAGAAAACATAGGATTCACAGCAGGGGCTACATGGTTCGGTTCTGTTTACCAACCTACTCCCTAA
- a CDS encoding RusA family crossover junction endodeoxyribonuclease: protein MITEFFMPLKKVPTVTHQQKKVTVVNGKPVFYEPEELKAARSKLMAHLGQHVPENQYKHSVRLMVKWCFPVTGNHKHGEYKYTKPDTDNLQKLLKDCMTDCGYWKDDALVVSEIVEKFWAETPGIYIKIEAI, encoded by the coding sequence ATGATTACGGAGTTCTTCATGCCATTAAAAAAAGTACCTACCGTGACGCATCAACAGAAAAAGGTAACGGTCGTAAATGGGAAACCGGTCTTTTATGAACCGGAGGAACTAAAAGCAGCACGATCTAAATTAATGGCTCATCTTGGCCAACATGTACCTGAAAACCAGTATAAGCATTCCGTCCGTTTAATGGTCAAGTGGTGCTTTCCTGTCACAGGTAATCATAAACACGGCGAATACAAGTACACCAAACCAGATACGGATAATCTTCAAAAATTATTAAAGGACTGTATGACGGATTGTGGGTATTGGAAAGATGATGCATTAGTAGTTTCAGAGATTGTTGAAAAGTTTTGGGCGGAAACACCGGGTATCTATATAAAAATCGAGGCGATCTGA
- a CDS encoding HK97-gp10 family putative phage morphogenesis protein, giving the protein MGADMKISVRNKVDQLGLRGRRMEGQILKSAGSVVAAKVAGNINRSKTKSPTYVHLQDAIKVSATRTNEYGERAVQVGATKDKSYILKFLELGTSKMSPQLPLTQGIEESKDEVAAVIKEGVKRIFSQ; this is encoded by the coding sequence GTGGGAGCTGATATGAAAATATCCGTTCGAAATAAGGTTGATCAGTTAGGGTTACGTGGTCGTAGAATGGAAGGTCAAATATTGAAGTCAGCTGGTAGCGTGGTAGCGGCTAAGGTCGCTGGTAATATTAATCGTTCGAAAACAAAAAGCCCAACTTATGTACACTTACAGGATGCTATTAAAGTAAGTGCTACGAGAACGAATGAATATGGAGAACGTGCTGTGCAGGTTGGAGCAACTAAAGATAAGAGCTATATCCTTAAATTTTTGGAGTTAGGGACTTCTAAAATGAGTCCTCAATTACCTTTAACACAGGGAATAGAAGAATCAAAGGATGAAGTTGCTGCTGTCATCAAAGAAGGCGTGAAAAGGATATTTAGCCAATGA
- a CDS encoding phage terminase small subunit P27 family: MAGRNKQPLSVIQGKGRSNHITKKEAKKREEQEEAVRGYTDKIKAPSYLTKKQKEEFNQISEELVRLNIFSNLDVDGLARYIDSRDQYIKLTKDIRTMKATRKVEGHKLASDDYAKLTRVRNLLFNECKAAASELGLSITSRLKLVIPKKEDDAPKSEFDKKFGDV, translated from the coding sequence GTGGCTGGACGAAATAAACAACCATTATCAGTTATTCAAGGAAAAGGTCGTTCTAATCACATCACGAAGAAAGAAGCGAAGAAACGAGAAGAACAAGAAGAAGCTGTTCGAGGATATACGGATAAAATCAAAGCTCCTAGTTACTTAACCAAAAAGCAAAAGGAAGAATTCAATCAAATCTCTGAAGAACTAGTTAGGTTAAACATCTTCAGCAACTTAGATGTGGATGGTCTTGCTAGATATATTGATTCACGTGATCAATACATTAAGCTCACAAAGGATATTAGAACGATGAAGGCAACAAGAAAAGTGGAAGGGCACAAGCTCGCTAGTGATGACTATGCAAAATTGACTAGGGTCCGAAACTTGCTCTTCAACGAATGTAAAGCGGCCGCCAGTGAACTAGGGTTGTCCATTACATCTCGCCTGAAGTTGGTTATCCCTAAGAAAGAAGACGATGCTCCAAAGTCGGAGTTTGATAAAAAGTTTGGTGATGTCTAA
- a CDS encoding DUF6527 family protein: MKVVKTSDKRLIFYCEGCENTHGVNNAWNFNGNFENPTFSPSILVKGTRPITDDEHEGIMSGEKIEPEKFVCHSFVRDGNVQYLNDCTHELAGQTVELRDEAEWSKE; encoded by the coding sequence ATGAAAGTGGTTAAAACTTCTGATAAAAGACTCATTTTTTATTGTGAAGGCTGTGAAAACACTCATGGTGTAAATAATGCTTGGAATTTTAACGGTAATTTTGAAAATCCTACATTTTCACCATCGATATTAGTTAAGGGAACACGACCAATTACTGATGATGAGCACGAAGGGATAATGAGTGGTGAAAAAATTGAGCCGGAAAAATTTGTTTGCCACTCATTTGTCCGAGACGGTAATGTCCAATATTTGAATGACTGTACTCATGAACTAGCTGGTCAAACAGTTGAATTAAGAGATGAAGCTGAATGGTCTAAAGAATAA
- a CDS encoding DUF6731 family protein, whose product MAKAIGFDYFKVYARQFNEERNVMEERICDLSNALTQVQEIPTRNRVYRLGNDQARLQSVGMNNNKWELHFIRIRKDGFPVKTNDDGTYGYFDDLDEAEGFGEEVSVLYDPENCVIMIRRNMHSLSPSAISNYFTDVVNQPGFTIFFKPLVHPQAIQLLTRDHLIRSADVSVADIKNSNETTRRALGRIVNRTDDINESVSISYKISIQQKGSKKNSRLPVYEELEQLAADPNVTKVEVRQKADEDARTETVDLIRHRLKDYSNFSETDISPESRNILHSTVISRMHQLYRSRIEEINNLYE is encoded by the coding sequence ATGGCAAAAGCAATCGGATTCGATTATTTTAAAGTGTATGCACGTCAGTTTAACGAAGAGAGAAACGTGATGGAAGAGAGGATTTGTGACTTGAGTAATGCGCTAACTCAAGTGCAAGAAATACCTACTAGAAATAGAGTATATAGATTAGGTAATGATCAAGCTAGGTTACAGTCAGTAGGAATGAATAATAATAAGTGGGAACTACATTTTATTAGAATCAGGAAAGATGGTTTTCCTGTTAAAACTAACGATGACGGTACTTATGGATATTTTGACGATCTAGATGAAGCTGAAGGTTTTGGTGAGGAAGTGTCTGTTTTGTATGACCCGGAGAATTGTGTAATAATGATAAGAAGAAACATGCATAGCCTTTCTCCTTCTGCAATTTCAAACTATTTCACTGATGTTGTTAATCAACCTGGGTTTACAATTTTTTTTAAACCGTTAGTTCATCCTCAAGCCATTCAACTTCTAACAAGAGATCATTTAATTCGAAGTGCAGATGTTTCTGTTGCAGATATTAAGAATTCAAATGAGACAACAAGAAGAGCTTTAGGAAGAATTGTGAATAGGACTGATGATATTAATGAAAGTGTCAGCATAAGCTATAAAATCAGTATTCAACAAAAAGGATCTAAAAAGAATAGTAGGCTTCCTGTTTATGAGGAACTTGAACAGTTAGCCGCTGATCCCAACGTTACAAAAGTAGAAGTAAGACAGAAAGCGGATGAAGATGCAAGAACTGAAACAGTAGATTTGATAAGACATAGATTAAAGGATTACTCAAATTTTTCTGAAACTGACATAAGTCCGGAATCTAGAAACATTCTGCATAGTACAGTTATATCAAGAATGCACCAGTTATATAGAAGTAGAATTGAAGAAATTAATAATTTATATGAGTGA
- a CDS encoding phage portal protein, with protein sequence MGIFNNLIGPTSDLKNPQTWFRRMFQGTQTSSGVSVTEDNAMNITAVYAAQKIIFETIASLPLPLYKRLDGGGKERAPNHYLYSVLHDQANEEMTAFTFVELMQHHLLTWGNAYAEKEINGAGQVVGLWPLNPARTTVERNKETGRLEYFTATPDGIIHKLPRWKVFHISTLGDGILGKSPIRLHREAIGLAKATEEFGARFFSNGATPSGIVEYPGRLSDEAFKRFRDDMREQHNGLSKSHKLMILEEGLKYHQVGIPQKDAQFLETRKFQLNEIARIYRVPPHKIGDLERSTNNNIEHQSIEFVVDTIRPWLVRWEQAIKMQLLTKSARKTYFAEFLIDGLLRGDIKTRYEAYRVGRNDGWLSADDIREKENMNPLPDGLGKTYLINGNMIPIDKAAKGGEDN encoded by the coding sequence ATGGGAATCTTCAATAACTTAATTGGTCCAACATCTGATTTAAAAAATCCACAAACTTGGTTTCGGCGAATGTTCCAAGGAACACAAACTTCATCTGGAGTTTCAGTTACGGAAGATAATGCGATGAATATCACAGCTGTATATGCAGCACAAAAAATCATATTCGAAACGATTGCTTCTTTGCCTTTACCTCTATACAAAAGGTTAGATGGTGGAGGAAAAGAAAGAGCACCTAATCATTACTTATATTCTGTGCTCCACGATCAAGCGAATGAAGAAATGACTGCCTTCACCTTTGTGGAGTTAATGCAGCACCATCTTTTAACTTGGGGTAATGCTTATGCCGAGAAAGAGATTAATGGAGCTGGTCAAGTTGTTGGGCTATGGCCATTAAATCCTGCTCGTACAACAGTGGAGCGAAACAAGGAAACTGGACGCTTAGAGTATTTTACGGCAACTCCTGACGGAATTATCCACAAACTACCCAGATGGAAGGTATTTCATATTTCCACTTTAGGCGATGGGATTCTTGGTAAATCTCCTATACGGCTCCATCGTGAAGCTATTGGTCTTGCAAAGGCAACAGAAGAATTTGGAGCAAGGTTCTTTAGTAATGGAGCAACTCCAAGCGGTATTGTTGAGTATCCAGGAAGATTAAGTGATGAAGCATTTAAAAGATTTAGAGATGACATGAGAGAACAACATAATGGTCTTTCAAAAAGTCATAAACTTATGATTCTGGAAGAAGGACTTAAGTATCATCAAGTGGGGATTCCTCAAAAGGATGCCCAATTCTTAGAAACTCGTAAATTCCAATTAAATGAGATTGCTAGAATCTATCGTGTTCCACCTCATAAAATCGGAGACTTGGAACGTAGCACAAACAATAATATCGAGCATCAAAGTATTGAATTTGTAGTCGATACAATCAGACCTTGGTTGGTCCGTTGGGAACAGGCCATTAAAATGCAGCTTCTTACTAAAAGTGCTAGGAAGACATACTTTGCTGAGTTTTTAATCGATGGACTATTACGTGGAGATATAAAAACGCGTTATGAAGCGTATCGAGTAGGTAGGAACGATGGTTGGTTAAGCGCTGACGACATCAGAGAAAAGGAAAACATGAATCCTTTACCAGATGGACTAGGAAAAACGTATTTGATTAACGGTAATATGATCCCGATTGATAAAGCTGCTAAAGGAGGTGAGGACAATTAA
- a CDS encoding phage major capsid protein produces MRQKRAELVNKAKDLNTKAKKEKRNMTEEEQKQFDDYLKEAADLKNKIEREETLLGLDGELSAPLNTVQKPQPQNQGQTDEQTQYKNAFFKAIRGQVLNQDESSIMQKFNAKLSEGAGEDGGFVVPEDITTTINELKNTQDNLEQYVTVEPVKTNKGARTLERRADSTPFAPLSEYGNPNAMAEIASPKFDRLSYAIEDYAGFLPAPNDLLDDSDQALEEYLKKWIAKKSKATRNSLILAVLNSLAKVTWTDYKGIKTAINVDLDPAHAEVALIFTNQDGFNYLDQLEDNNGKPLLQEDPQDPTRKLLAGRRIVVLSNKTIPTVVDGTAGTSMAPFIVGDLKEAVVLWDRKQMSLDMTKEGGNSWRTNTTEFRAIEREDVTSWDEEAVVYGQINIA; encoded by the coding sequence ATGCGCCAAAAACGCGCGGAACTGGTAAACAAGGCGAAGGATTTGAACACAAAAGCTAAGAAAGAAAAACGCAACATGACAGAAGAAGAGCAAAAGCAATTTGATGATTATTTGAAAGAAGCAGCCGATCTAAAAAATAAGATTGAGCGTGAGGAAACACTTCTAGGTTTAGATGGAGAACTATCTGCTCCACTAAACACTGTACAAAAGCCACAACCTCAGAACCAAGGTCAAACGGACGAACAAACTCAATACAAAAATGCATTCTTCAAAGCGATACGTGGACAGGTTCTTAATCAGGATGAATCTTCGATTATGCAGAAATTTAATGCGAAACTTTCTGAAGGTGCTGGAGAAGATGGTGGTTTTGTTGTTCCAGAAGACATCACTACTACTATCAACGAATTAAAGAATACCCAAGATAACTTAGAGCAGTATGTAACGGTTGAACCGGTTAAAACAAACAAAGGCGCTCGTACCCTTGAACGTCGTGCTGACTCCACACCGTTCGCACCGTTATCTGAATATGGTAACCCGAATGCGATGGCTGAAATTGCTTCACCTAAGTTTGACCGTTTAAGTTATGCGATTGAAGATTACGCTGGTTTCTTGCCTGCCCCAAATGATCTATTAGATGATTCCGATCAAGCTCTTGAAGAATATCTAAAAAAATGGATTGCGAAGAAGTCAAAAGCAACTCGTAACAGCTTGATTCTTGCTGTTCTTAACAGTTTGGCAAAAGTTACTTGGACCGATTACAAGGGAATTAAAACAGCTATCAATGTTGATTTAGATCCTGCTCACGCGGAAGTTGCGTTGATTTTTACGAACCAAGATGGATTCAACTATCTTGATCAGTTGGAAGATAACAATGGAAAACCATTGCTACAAGAAGATCCCCAAGACCCAACTCGTAAGCTATTAGCTGGTCGCCGTATTGTTGTTCTTTCTAACAAAACAATCCCTACTGTAGTGGATGGAACAGCTGGTACGTCTATGGCTCCATTTATTGTGGGCGACTTGAAAGAAGCAGTTGTACTTTGGGATCGTAAACAAATGTCTCTTGATATGACTAAAGAGGGCGGAAACTCTTGGAGAACAAATACAACTGAATTCCGTGCAATCGAGCGTGAAGACGTTACTTCATGGGATGAAGAAGCGGTTGTATATGGTCAAATTAATATTGCTTAA
- a CDS encoding phage head closure protein, with product MRSIRPGKYRHVVFVQKNESVRNNEGVFVEKWVDHKKKFADKNPLKSADYFEAKASNAVLTVVWKMRFDDSIDGSMRLVEKKSDGSIKQVYEIQGEPLDMEGLHRELEIITEAVVTSGS from the coding sequence ATGAGGTCTATTAGACCAGGTAAGTATCGACATGTTGTTTTTGTGCAGAAAAATGAATCGGTTAGGAATAACGAAGGGGTTTTTGTTGAGAAATGGGTGGACCACAAAAAGAAGTTCGCAGACAAAAATCCTTTAAAATCTGCTGATTACTTTGAAGCAAAAGCTTCGAATGCCGTCCTTACAGTAGTTTGGAAAATGAGGTTTGACGATTCTATTGATGGTTCTATGAGATTGGTAGAAAAGAAGAGTGATGGTTCCATTAAACAAGTTTATGAGATTCAGGGTGAACCTTTAGACATGGAAGGTTTGCATCGTGAACTAGAAATCATCACAGAGGCGGTGGTAACTAGTGGGAGCTGA
- a CDS encoding fibronectin type III domain-containing protein, with product MFTNLLPNAPANLATSNITATTVDLDWDAIEDASGYDVFVDGVLEDSVTTNSYTVSGLTTATDYDIYVVATNSKYGTESAPSNTVTVTTA from the coding sequence CTGTTTACCAACCTACTCCCTAATGCGCCCGCTAACCTTGCCACATCCAACATCACAGCAACTACAGTTGACTTAGATTGGGATGCGATCGAGGATGCTAGCGGGTATGACGTGTTTGTTGATGGAGTATTAGAGGATAGTGTAACCACGAACAGTTACACAGTCTCTGGATTAACGACTGCGACGGATTATGATATTTATGTCGTAGCAACAAATTCTAAGTACGGTACAGAGTCAGCGCCAAGTAACACGGTGACGGTGACCACAGCATAA
- a CDS encoding terminase large subunit, which produces MYNVVAELGLREELIKYSNQVINGDILACEKHIWACQRFLYDMEREGTEEFPYTFDQELGQRFIDWFCLFKHRKGVLAGQYIEPDIIQKFIFGNIYGWVTQDTGLRRFNKGYWQVGRKNAKSQSLGAVGSYEGSAFGEPSAEVYCAATKKDQAKIVWEETEAMIMGNGDLKDRFKVAYGTITHIKSDSVIKPLSKEDGKKGDGYSPQCGIIDEYHAHETSEMYDIIDSGMGARPQPLLMIITTAGFNLNNPCYRVEYKYVSRILDPNDPTTNENYFVMINELDKDDDIKDEKNWPKANPILCSYENGIEYLRKQLKVALDVPEKMRNFLTKNMNIWVDAKDDGYMNMSKWAECKSNVKEENMDLKRYPVWIGVDLSTTTDLTSLGFVFRLPEGKYAVKQHSFMPEDKLYERMSKDRVEFDLWEEKGYLTTTPGSVVDYSFVEQHILNMRDEGYDIQEINYDKWNATHFAQIMEDHGFEMVEVPQTIKHLSLPTKDFRKFVFNKQIIHFDDPLLAWAVGNAIQRVDAQENIMLDKSKSTERIDPIASVINGFARAMTGEDNRSVYESRGVRTL; this is translated from the coding sequence ATGTACAATGTGGTTGCCGAACTAGGATTAAGAGAAGAATTAATAAAATATAGCAACCAAGTTATAAACGGTGACATTTTAGCCTGTGAGAAACACATTTGGGCGTGTCAGCGTTTTTTATATGACATGGAAAGAGAAGGAACTGAAGAATTTCCTTACACCTTTGATCAAGAATTAGGCCAAAGATTTATCGATTGGTTTTGTCTGTTCAAACACCGTAAAGGAGTCTTAGCGGGTCAATACATCGAACCAGATATTATTCAAAAGTTCATTTTCGGAAATATCTACGGTTGGGTCACTCAAGATACTGGACTTAGAAGGTTTAATAAGGGTTACTGGCAAGTTGGAAGAAAAAACGCTAAGTCTCAATCATTAGGAGCAGTTGGAAGTTATGAAGGTTCTGCATTTGGAGAACCTTCAGCAGAAGTCTATTGTGCTGCTACTAAAAAAGACCAAGCTAAAATCGTTTGGGAAGAAACAGAAGCAATGATCATGGGCAACGGGGATCTAAAAGATAGATTCAAGGTTGCTTATGGTACGATCACACACATCAAGAGTGACTCTGTAATCAAGCCACTTAGTAAAGAGGATGGTAAAAAAGGGGATGGTTATTCTCCTCAATGTGGAATTATCGATGAGTACCATGCTCATGAGACTTCTGAAATGTACGATATTATCGATTCTGGTATGGGGGCAAGACCTCAGCCTTTGCTAATGATTATTACTACTGCAGGATTCAATCTTAATAACCCTTGTTACCGAGTTGAATATAAATATGTTTCCAGAATATTAGATCCTAATGACCCTACAACCAATGAAAACTATTTTGTAATGATCAACGAGCTGGATAAAGATGATGACATTAAAGACGAGAAGAATTGGCCAAAAGCCAATCCGATTCTTTGTTCTTACGAAAATGGTATCGAGTACCTTAGGAAGCAGTTAAAAGTAGCCCTAGATGTACCTGAAAAAATGCGTAACTTCCTAACAAAGAATATGAACATTTGGGTGGATGCGAAGGATGATGGGTACATGAACATGAGTAAATGGGCTGAATGCAAGTCGAATGTGAAAGAAGAAAACATGGATTTGAAGCGGTATCCAGTTTGGATAGGGGTAGACTTATCCACCACCACGGACTTAACAAGTCTTGGGTTCGTATTTAGGCTTCCTGAAGGAAAATATGCGGTTAAACAGCATTCATTTATGCCAGAGGATAAACTGTACGAACGAATGAGTAAAGATAGAGTAGAATTCGACTTGTGGGAAGAAAAAGGGTACTTAACAACTACTCCTGGAAGTGTAGTGGATTACAGTTTTGTTGAACAACATATTTTGAACATGCGTGATGAAGGATATGACATTCAAGAAATTAACTACGATAAATGGAATGCAACACACTTTGCTCAAATTATGGAGGACCACGGCTTTGAAATGGTTGAAGTACCTCAAACGATTAAGCATTTGAGTTTACCTACTAAAGATTTTAGGAAGTTTGTGTTTAATAAACAGATCATTCATTTTGATGATCCGTTATTAGCATGGGCAGTTGGTAATGCCATTCAAAGAGTAGATGCTCAAGAGAATATCATGCTAGATAAATCAAAATCAACAGAACGTATCGACCCTATAGCGTCTGTCATTAACGGATTCGCTAGAGCGATGACTGGTGAGGATAATAGGAGTGTTTACGAATCGAGAGGGGTGAGGACATTGTGA